The Salmonirosea aquatica genome includes a region encoding these proteins:
- a CDS encoding DUF4113 domain-containing protein translates to MKYALHGLSQIYRAGYEYKKAGVIVTGIIPDDQVQQSMFDNGSRDRWDQISKAMDRINGKYGRDTISFAVQGTKGKRTWQPRAERRSAAFTTDWHQLPKVSMSD, encoded by the coding sequence ATCAAATATGCACTGCATGGACTGAGCCAGATTTACCGTGCCGGCTACGAATACAAGAAAGCCGGCGTTATCGTAACAGGTATCATCCCTGATGACCAGGTGCAGCAGAGTATGTTTGACAATGGAAGCCGTGATAGGTGGGATCAGATCTCAAAAGCTATGGATCGTATTAATGGGAAGTATGGCCGCGATACGATCAGCTTTGCCGTACAGGGCACAAAAGGTAAAAGAACCTGGCAGCCCAGAGCCGAAAGACGTAGCGCAGCATTTACAACGGACTGGCACCAACTACCAAAAGTCAGCATGAGCGACTAA